The Candidatus Cloacimonadota bacterium genome window below encodes:
- a CDS encoding YifB family Mg chelatase-like AAA ATPase: protein MYGKTVSYAINGIDAEQITVEADLRPGLSKFIIVGLPSNSIKESRDRVSAAIINSGFRFPSYHCTVNLAPADLRKEGVALDLPTAIAILEATKQLHSKKLRSYALVGELSLDGKLRAVKGVLPIAVSAGKDGLDGILVPPENAKEAAIISELNVFPVDTLSEVVLFLEDKLEINRLEIDHSCLFTPSNEILEDMADVKGQFQVKRALEVSAAGGHNILMIGPPGSGKTMLARRLPGILPELTLEEALVTTKIHSVAGLITGNKEGIINIRPFRSPHHTISDIALIGGGSYPKPGEVSLAHNGVLFLDELPEFKKSVLEVLRQPMEDEVVNVARAAHSISFPACFMLVASMNPCPCGYFGSNLESHSCSCLYSAIQRYRSRISGPLLDRIDIHIEVPAVKYSDLGAMPTGDRSNNIRERVNKARRRQLERYKDEEIYSNSQLTSRLMRRYCQLDDDSKNLLKMAMLKKGLSARAYDRILKVSRTIADLEDSENIQANHIGEAVLYRNLDAKYWE, encoded by the coding sequence ATGTATGGAAAAACTGTTTCTTATGCTATCAATGGGATTGATGCCGAACAGATTACTGTAGAGGCAGATTTACGACCGGGATTGAGTAAATTCATCATTGTCGGACTTCCTTCGAACTCAATAAAAGAAAGTCGGGATCGTGTCTCTGCTGCTATCATTAATTCCGGATTTCGTTTCCCTTCTTATCACTGTACGGTTAATTTAGCACCTGCAGATTTGAGGAAAGAGGGCGTTGCTTTAGATTTACCTACTGCCATTGCTATTTTAGAGGCGACAAAACAACTTCATTCCAAAAAGTTACGATCATATGCCCTGGTCGGAGAACTCTCTTTAGATGGAAAACTGAGAGCTGTTAAAGGTGTTCTACCTATTGCTGTTTCTGCCGGAAAGGATGGTCTGGATGGAATACTGGTACCTCCCGAAAACGCTAAAGAGGCAGCTATAATAAGTGAGTTGAATGTCTTTCCGGTTGATACTCTTAGTGAAGTTGTACTCTTTTTGGAAGACAAACTCGAGATCAATAGACTGGAAATAGATCACAGCTGTCTTTTCACACCTTCCAATGAGATCTTAGAAGATATGGCGGACGTCAAAGGGCAATTTCAAGTAAAAAGAGCTTTAGAAGTATCTGCTGCCGGTGGTCATAATATCTTAATGATCGGACCTCCCGGCTCAGGAAAAACAATGTTGGCCCGTCGTTTGCCGGGAATATTGCCGGAGCTAACACTTGAAGAGGCATTGGTTACAACTAAGATACATTCTGTTGCTGGTTTAATTACAGGAAATAAGGAAGGTATAATTAACATTAGACCGTTCCGCTCTCCTCATCATACTATAAGCGATATTGCCCTAATTGGAGGGGGAAGTTACCCTAAGCCGGGTGAAGTTTCTCTTGCCCATAATGGTGTATTATTTCTCGATGAACTGCCGGAATTCAAAAAATCTGTCTTGGAAGTTTTAAGGCAACCGATGGAAGATGAAGTTGTCAATGTTGCTCGAGCTGCTCATAGCATCTCATTCCCAGCTTGTTTTATGCTTGTTGCCTCTATGAACCCCTGTCCATGTGGTTATTTCGGTAGCAACCTGGAAAGTCATTCATGCAGTTGCCTATATTCCGCTATTCAAAGATACCGATCACGTATTTCTGGTCCATTATTAGATCGTATCGATATACATATAGAAGTGCCTGCAGTAAAGTATTCCGATTTAGGTGCTATGCCGACCGGAGACAGATCAAATAATATTCGTGAACGTGTAAATAAAGCCCGTAGAAGACAGTTAGAAAGATATAAAGATGAAGAAATATATAGCAATTCCCAATTAACTTCTCGTCTGATGCGCCGATATTGTCAGCTCGATGATGATAGTAAGAACCTATTGAAAATGGCAATGCTCAAGAAAGGATTATCTGCCAGAGCTTATGACCGAATATTGAAAGTTTCCCGAACGATAGCAGATCTGGAAGATTCTGAAAACATACAAGCCAACCATATAGGGGAAGCAGTACTCTACCGCAATCTTGATGCAAAATATTGGGAATAG